Proteins encoded by one window of Vidua chalybeata isolate OUT-0048 chromosome 10, bVidCha1 merged haplotype, whole genome shotgun sequence:
- the CEP63 gene encoding centrosomal protein of 63 kDa yields the protein MEALLEGMQRNGQGSGGFLTSCEAELQELMKQIDIMVAHKKSEWEGQTQALEACLSAREQELSSAKAALQEKQKEVGLLRRQVEDVEKSKQDMVREYEQQLKKFQEELSRLRRSYEKLQKKKTRSRGEANKGQEEDKFELSRLTRKLEEFRQKSLDWEKQRLRYQQQVASLEAQRKALAEHSELVQTQLANRKQILDSVELASRSEIQHLTSRLERAKDTICANELEVERLSMRVDDLSEDKRMILEDQQRVQEELRQSKKMLEVLQDEKMELRATLQSQEDFIDSSKLHQEQLQKELDRMAETLHRKELLIRALEERLQGKPLSSAGLELEQVLLQLDVAQKKEQHLQSEVTRLENSLVSSNARCMQLSEELGENIKELQSLEEDQTESRAEIKKLKDQLSQAEQMHSSELEGMKREISRLTQELQQRDITIASASGSTSDLEQQLRAEIERAERKAVEHRVILVQLETLRLENRHLSEILEKRECGKLKGDDGTLRALREDYAAELQKLISENQQLRTDLAETRAKLGVTAQVCPDEPESMAQQGQGKEPRDVQHRTAWEAQHEQDEHTGRTRLQPDRTAQHLHRDSQRCGDAETGTVTPEMGEPPSQSSSENCKESRAWLGAESVLHVVDENKDFADEASKQPALNHHRESVFLCPLPTASVGSIAARYLEDEEVRSQHILECLNAHIEELKKESAKIVRRFEHQE from the exons cGGTGGGTTCTTGACCTCCTGTGAAGccgagctgcaggagctgatgaAGCAGATAGACATCATGGTGGCTCACAAGAAATCCGAATGGGAAGGGCAGACACAGGCTTTGGAAGCTTGTCTGAGTGCTCGGGAGCAGGAACTTTCCTCTGccaaggcagctctgcaggaaaagcaaaaggag GTTGGCCTGCTGCGTCGCCAGGTCGAAGATGTGGAAAAATCCAAGCAGGACATGGTTAGAGAGTATGAACAACAGCTGAAGAAATTCCAGGAGGAG TTGTCCCGGCTGAGGAGGAGCTATgagaagctgcagaagaaaaaaacaagaagcagaGGAGAAGCTAACAAGGGACAAGAGGAGGACAAGTTTGAATTGAGCCGACTGACCAGGAAGCTGGAG GAGTTCCGTCAAAAATCACTTGACTGGGAGAAGCAGCGCCTGCGGTACCAACAGCAGGTGGCATCGCTGGAGGCGCAGCGCAAGGCTCTGGCAGAGCACTCCGAGCTCGTGCAG ACCCAGCTGGCCAATCGGAAGCAGATCCTGGACTCAGTGGAGCTGGCGAGCCGCTCGGAAATCCAGCACTTAAccagcaggctggagagggcCAAGGACACCATCTGTGCCAACGAGCTGGAGGTGGAGAGGCTCAGCATGAGGGTGGATGACCTGAGCGAGGACAAGCGCATGATTCTGGAAGATCAGCAGAGAGTTCAAGAAGAATTAAGGCAGTCCAAGAAAATGTTAGAG GTGTTGCAGGATGAGAAGATGGAACTGAGGGCCACCTTGCAGTCTCAAGAAGATTTCATTGACAGCTCGAAGCTGCACCAGGAACAGTTACAGAAAGAGCTGGACAGGATGGCTGAAACTCTTCACAGAAAAGAACTCCTCATCAG GGCCTTGGAGGAGCGCTTGCAAGGGAAGCCATtgtcctctgcagggctggagctggagcaggtgctgctgcagctggatgtTGCCCAGAAGAAGGAACAGCACTTGCAGTCAGAGGTGACTCGTCTTGAGAACAG CCTAGTGTCTTCAAATGCCAGGTGTATGCAGCTGAGTGAGGAGTTGGGTGAGAATATCAAAGAGCTGCAGTCCCTGGAAGAAGACCAGACTGAGTCAAGGGCAGAGATTAAAAAG TTGAAAGACCAGCTCTCTCAGGCTGAACAAATGCACAGCAGTGAGCTAGAGGGGATGAAAAGGGAGATCTCCAGGCTgacacaggagctgcagcagcgggACATCACCATTGCATCGGCGAGTGGCTCCACCTCagacctggagcagcagctcagagcagagattgaaagagcagagaggaaagcagtGGAGCACAGG GTAATTCTGGTCCAGCTGGAAACCTTGAGGCTGGAAAATCGTCATCTCTCAGAGATTCTGGAAAAAAGAGAGTGTGGTAAGCTGAAG GGGGATGATGGCACCCTGAGAGCACTCAGGGAGGACTACGCTGCTGAGCTCCAGAAATTAATATCTGAGAACCAGCAGCTGCGGACGGACCTCGCAGAGACCAGGGCAAAACTGGGGGTCACTGCACAGGTGTGCCCAGATGAACCTGAGAGCATGGCTCAGCAGGGGCAAGGCAAAGAGCCCAGGGATGTACAGCACAG GACAGCTTGGGAAGCACAGCACGAGCAGGATGAACACACAGGCAGGACACGTCTCCAGCCTGACAGGACTGCTCAGCATCTTCACAGGGACTCCCAAAGGTGTGGGGATGCTGAAACAGGAACTGTGACCCCCGAGATGGGTGAGCCaccctcccagagcagcagcgaGAACTGCAAGGAGTCACgtgcctggctgggagcagagtcTGTGCTTCATGTGGTGGatgaaaacaaagattttgCAGATGAAGCATCTAAGCAGCCTGCCTTAAATCATCACAGAGAATCTGTGTTTTTG TGCCCCTTGCCTACAGCTTCTGTTGGATCCATTGCTGCACGATACCTGGAAGATGAAGAAGTGAGATCCCAGCACATCCTGGAGTGCCTAAATGCTCACATTGAGGAACTGAAAAAAGAGAGTGCAAAGATAGTGAGACGATTTGAACACCAGGAATAA